The Heliorestis convoluta genome includes the window GAGTTGCGGGTCTTAATTCGTGAATTAAAAATAGCCAAAGAAGAATTAGAAGTCTCCAAAGAAATGGCTGTCGTTGCTAACAAAGCAAAGTCAGAATTCTTAGCCAACATGTCTCATGAGATTCGGACCCCCATGAATGCTATCATGGGGTTTATCGATCTTACATTGCAGACAGACCTTGATGAAGAACAGCAAAGTTATCAAGAGATGGTTAAGGAAGCCGCCCAAGCTTTAATGAGCCTGCTAGAAGAAATCCTTGATATCTCGAAAATAGAGTCGGGCCTTTTTCCTTTAGAGCACAAACCTTTTCAACTTTCTAATGTAGTCAAAAAAGCCATGGATCTCATGTCTTTGAAAACAAAAGAAAAAGGATTGTCTCAACGACTTTTGATTATGCCTCCTATTTATGAACATCTTATTGGTGACACCAAAAGGCTGTCTCAGATATTGTTAAATATACTAAGTAATGCTGTGAAATTTACCCACAAAGGTGAAGTTTCTTTGCTTGTAGAGCAAATCGAAGAATATGAAGATAAAGTGTTACTGCTTTTTTCAATTCGCGATACAGGCATTGGCATCGAACCCAAAAATCAACCCTGGATTTTTGAAAAGTTTTATCAAGTTGATGGTTCTATGAATCGCTCTTTTGGTGGCAGTGGATTGGGTCTAGCCATTGTAAAGCAACTGGTTGATACCATGGGTGGACGAATTTGGTTTCAATCTACCGTTGGTCAGGGGACGGTTTTTTATTTTAACTTGCCTTTTTACAAAGACAAAGAGGCAAAAGAACGAGAAGATGCAAAGAAAGGGAAAGATCCATCTCGTGATGACAAAAAAACGAGAGCTGGGAAGATCTTACTTGTTGATGATGATTCATTCAATCGAAAAATAGTAGGTGCTTGGATGAGAAAATGGAACTTTGACTATGAGGAATGTAGCAGTGGCAAAGAAGCACTTGCGTTGATTCATAAAAAGACTTTTGATCTCATCTTAATGGATGAGCAAATGCCAGGAATGCGAGGCACCGATGTGGTACGTCAACTGCGAAAAAATCCTCAATGGGCTTCTATTCCTGTCGTAGCCATGACAGCCAATGCGATGAAAGGGGATCGAGAGCGCTTCCTTGCTATGGGCATGGATGATTATCTATCGAAACCTTTTGAATCAGCTTGTCTGCTACGTTTGTTGCAAAAATGGATACCAAAAAGAATAGAGGCATAGTTTCCATGGTACCGGTAGTCTTAGAAGGCATTCAAAAGCTAATTACCAAAAAGACAGGACTTGTCTTTTCAGAATCAAAAATAGATATCCTAGAAAATACCCTTAAAGAACGAATGAAACAATTGAAGCTATCTTCTTTAGAAGGATACTACAATTTACTATTATCGGCAGAGCCAGAAGGGGAGGCTGAATGGGAACAGCTTTACCCACTGATTACCATTGGAGAGAGCTTTTTTTCCGTGATAAAGGCCAGTTTCAGTTGCTCAAACAAAGAATTCTTCCCCAAATTATACAAAGAAAAGAAAAGCAAAAAAAAATATCCCTTTGGAGTGCCGGTTGTTCTACGGGAGAAGAACCCTACTCTCTCGCCATCGTGATGCAAGAGCTTCTTGGTAAGAACAGTGATTGGCATGTAAAAATTATTGGAACGGATATTAATCGAGAAGCTTTACAGAAAGCTCGGCAGGGACAATACCGATCCTGGTCTTTTCGAAGTATTGATCGCACTTATATGAATCAGTACTTTTCGCAGGATGGCAGTTGGTCTATCGATCCTTCGATCAGAGAAGCAGTTCGTTTTGAATATCTCAACTTGGTGGAAGACAGCTATCCCGATTATGCAAAAGGAATTTACGATATTGATCTAATTCTGTGCCGCAATGTCTTTATCTATTTTCAAGACGAAGGGATTGAGAAAGTTCTCAATAAATTTTTCCATACTCTTTCGCCACAAGGATATCTCTTAACAGGCCATGCTGAGATATTAGGTGTAAAAACAGAGCACTACTTTCATATGGATTCTTATAGAGAAGGCCGTATTTGGAAACGAGGAAAGCCCTCCTTCGTGAAAGAGCAGAAAGCGTCTTTTTGCGCAGAAAGGATTCTGTCGGTTGCTTTTAAGGACTCTAGCCTAGTAAAGTCAGTTCTTGATCAGAATAGGACTCTTTCACATCGCCAAAAGCAAGAAAGTCTTCGTCAAGAGAAAGAGTCAATGCTCTCTAGAGAGCATAGGGAGGTTTCTACGGATGAAGATCAAGAGAAACGAAGCCTGCTTGAGATAGCGAGGGAGAAAGCAGATCGAAAAAAGTATGCAGAAGCCCTTCAAGATTGCCAACGTCACTTGAAGAGCCATCCCTTTGACGCCAGAGCCTATTATCTTATCTCGCTGATCTATGTAGAGCAAGGGCTCGAAGAGGAGGCCATTGCTACTTTACGTAAAGTCTTGTATCTTGCTCCGCACTATATATCGGCTCATATAGAGCTAGGTCATCTCTACATTAACCAAGGGAATCTTCAAAAAGGTAGAAAAGTGTGGATAAAAGCAAAAGAGATCATTTTACAAGAACCAACGGATTTGTATTACGAAGGTGATGAAAGGCTCGAGGAACTATTACGCAAAATGAAGTGTCTGCTAGGAGAGGGATAGAATTTGTTGGGAACTTCTAAAGAGAAGGTCTATCTAATTATTGTTCTTAAAGGGCAACGATATGGCGTACCTGCAGAGCAAATAAAGCAGATAGCGCCTTTACCAATGATTAGCCAGGCAGAAGAATATCCTGATACTGTTGCTGGATTGATTGACTGGCATGGCCAGGCAATGCCACTTATCGATTTGTCTCGCACTTTAGGAAGAGGGTCTCACGAATATAGACTGCAAGATAAAGTCATTGTATTAGAGGCAGGAGATACAACAGTCGCTCTTGTCGTGAATGCTGTAGAAGATATGTATTCTTTTGCAACAGAAGAAATCAAAGCGATTCCGCAAGTGCAACATCAATCGCTATTGCCACCTTTTGTAACGTCTTTGGTTCGTCATGATCAGGAGCTTATTTTTCTTCTTTCAGGGGACTTGTTGCTTTTACAATCCTTTGAAAGTGAGACAAGGTTAAACAATAAAGCTTGGCCTCCTTGGACTGATGAAGAAAAGCAGGAGTTGCGCCAGCGAGCACAGGTACTCGCGCAGCCTTTTGATAAGGAAAGCAATCGTTCAGGAGAACGAGTCGGTGTGGTCGTGCGATTAAATGGCGAGCTTTTTTGGTTTGATTTAATCTATGTGCAAGAGTTTTTAACTTTATCAGAGATTGTTCCCATTCCTTGTACCCCAGAGCATGTTGTTGGTGTTACCAATCTGAGGGGCCAGATTATAACAGTTTTTGATTTGCGGCCTTTCCTGGGCTTACCTCGTAAGAAATCTACTAGAAGCAAATTGGTCGTTATTGCTACCAAAGATTTTTTAGGAGCCTTACAAATTGATGCGATTATGGATCTCGTGGTGCTTAGAGAAGAAGAGATATTGCCAGCGCCAGTGGCCTTACGGTCTCTTGCTGATGAATATGCTCGTGGTCATATCCCTTTTAGAGAGAAATTTATAGCAACCATCCTTGATATAGATAGAATCTTTCAACGAGAAGAACTTGTCGTTTACGAAGAAATATAAAAGAGGAGGGTACTACGTGTTTTCCATAAAGCTTAGAAATAAAATATTTCTCAGTTTTTCTTTTCTATTATTTTTTCTTTTACTTCTAGTAGCGGTAAACTACTTATTAACAAGTAAAAGTCTCGAACTGAGAAAAATAGCTGTTGATGAGTCAGCAGAATCTACCTTGATTATGGAGCTAGAAAAAGATCACTTGCAGTGGGTCTTAGCAGCAAATAGCTCTCTCATTGACGGCAGGCCCTTTGAAGAACAATTCGATCATGAACAGTGTAGCCTTGGGCAGTGGTATTACAGGTACATAGAAACAGAGGCCTTCAAGCAACTACCAGAGGAAAAGCAGCGAGTCTACTTTGACTTAGAAGAACCTCATCGCTTGTTTCACCACTATGGTGCAGAATTTGCAGCCTTAATCGAAAAAGGACCTTCTGCTAGAGCAGAAGCCAATGATTTTTTCTATAACCATGTGAACCCAGAGCTAGAAAAAACGTACCAACTACTTGGGGAGATCAATCGTTTTAAACAGGAAAGAGCTACCCAGGCCTTGCTGGAAGCAGAAGAGCAAGAATCTTACGGAAAAATGGTAACTTTTATAATTGCAGTACTGTCACTGCTACTAGGAAGTGGCCTTGCCTTTATACTGGCAAATAGCATTGCCAAACCAGTGCAAGAAACCATTCAGACGATCGCTGTAACATCGGCGCAAGTCGCCGCATCGATGGAGCAAAGTGAACGAACAGCCATTTCTCAAGCTTCATCAGTAGCGGAAGTTACTTCTACGATGGAAGAATTGCGTGTTTCTTCTGAGCAGTCTACACAACAAGTGATTAAGGTTGCAGAAAATGCGCGCGACGCCGCTGTTGCAGCCACCGAGGGGCTTACTTCTGTAGAAGCGATGATTCGCGATATGCAAGATCTGCGCTCTAAAGTTGATTCTATCGCCCATCAAATCTTAGATCTTAGTGAACAAATCAGTCAGATTGGTACAATTAGTTCTACTGTGAAAGATCTAGCTGATCAGACCAATATGTTGGCTCTCAATGCAGCTGTTGAAGCTGTACGTGCAGGAGAACATGGAAAAGGTTTTGCCGTCGTCTCGGCAGAAATCCGGAAACTCGCTGACTTAAGCAAAAAAGCATCACAACAAATAACAACGATCGTCGTGGATCTTCAAAAAGCTACGAACCGAACTGTTATGGTTACGGAAGAAGGCACCAAACAAGTGGTAGCAACAGAAAGACTAACAAACAAAAATGGTGATGCTTTCCGAGAGTTACAGAGGAGCATGGAAGAAATATCTCAATACATTGAACAAGTATCACTGAACTTAGAGCAGCAAAGCGGTGCCATTGGAGGCGTGTCGACAGTGATGGAAGATATTACACAAGGTACAAAAGAAACGGCTGCTTCTATTGGGGAAACAAAAGAAGGTATGGAGAATCTCCGTAAAGCAGGTATGATGCTCAAAGACACGGTTTAATAAAAGAAGGTGGGATGGATGACAATTGTTGATCAAGAGTTAAGAGAAATCTTTCAAGCTGAAGCAGCGGAACGCCTTGACCGCATGGAAAGAAATCTTTTACAACTTGAGCAGGAGCGCCACAACCAGGATCTGATTAAGGAGCTATTTCGTGACGCCCATTCTTTCAAAGGTATTTCCCGTCTCGTAGAACAAAAAGAACTAGAAAGGCTATCGCATCAGTTAGAAGATCTCTTAGATAAAATCAAAAGTGGGCACGTAGCCATAACAGAAGAATTGATCACCACGCTAGCCGAGTGGGTTGATCAGTTACGTATATTGGTCCATTGTGCTATAACGGGAGAGATGAAGGTAGACAGTGAAAGTCCCTTTCTAGGAACACAAGATTCAAGGGGCAATCGCCTTGCCACTGCTGTTGAAACTGCGGTCCAGGAGACCGCGGAAACAATGGAAGGCAAAGGAATTCAGAAACGAGAAGCTAGACGCACCCATGTACTAGAAACGATTCGTGTAGCTACAGCAAAGCTTGATGGACTGCTACAACAGTCTGGCGAGTTAACAGTATCACAAGTTCGCTTGAAAGAGCATATTGGTTACTTAGAACTCATCAATGGACAAGTAGAAGATTGGCTCAATCAACGTAAATATTACACTTCGCCTAAAAAAGAGTTGAAGCAACTTAAAAAAAACATGGCCTATCTGAGTCAAGAGTTGAATCGTGTATACAAACTTCTAGACAACGATTGTGAGCGCCTTCATTGGATTGCCAATCAGATGAGCGATGAGATTGGAACAATCAGACTGATCCCGCTTTCTTTTCTTTTCAAACAATACCACCGCTTGGTGCGCGATCTGGCTACGTCGCAACAGAAAAAAATACGTCTGACCATAGAAGGAGAAGACATTCTCGTAGACAAATATATTCTTGAACAATTGCGCGATCCACTCGTTCACCTTGTGCGCAATGCCATTGACCATGGCATTGAGAGATCCGATCTCCGCTTAGAAAGAGGCAAAGACGAGTATGCCACTTTGCGAATCAAAGCGATGCAAACTTCCACTCACGTACTCTTACAAGTTCAAGATGATGGAAATGGAATCAATCTAGAAATGATTAAAGCAAAAGCGCTTGCTTTGTCGCTTTA containing:
- a CDS encoding ATP-binding protein; the protein is MNNLLSQLINQVNVGVLVLDMNYRIVIWNEWLEKLTKHQAEDVIGEKLIDLYPRFQEATFRPIFEKAFEAGQNRFFSGAFHGHFIEPSDEIAKKFAKQNMLVQPLEVDKEKYIAIQIFDMTRQQHRVDELRVLIRELKIAKEELEVSKEMAVVANKAKSEFLANMSHEIRTPMNAIMGFIDLTLQTDLDEEQQSYQEMVKEAAQALMSLLEEILDISKIESGLFPLEHKPFQLSNVVKKAMDLMSLKTKEKGLSQRLLIMPPIYEHLIGDTKRLSQILLNILSNAVKFTHKGEVSLLVEQIEEYEDKVLLLFSIRDTGIGIEPKNQPWIFEKFYQVDGSMNRSFGGSGLGLAIVKQLVDTMGGRIWFQSTVGQGTVFYFNLPFYKDKEAKEREDAKKGKDPSRDDKKTRAGKILLVDDDSFNRKIVGAWMRKWNFDYEECSSGKEALALIHKKTFDLILMDEQMPGMRGTDVVRQLRKNPQWASIPVVAMTANAMKGDRERFLAMGMDDYLSKPFESACLLRLLQKWIPKRIEA
- a CDS encoding CheR family methyltransferase encodes the protein MGTALPTDYHWRELFFRDKGQFQLLKQRILPQIIQRKEKQKKISLWSAGCSTGEEPYSLAIVMQELLGKNSDWHVKIIGTDINREALQKARQGQYRSWSFRSIDRTYMNQYFSQDGSWSIDPSIREAVRFEYLNLVEDSYPDYAKGIYDIDLILCRNVFIYFQDEGIEKVLNKFFHTLSPQGYLLTGHAEILGVKTEHYFHMDSYREGRIWKRGKPSFVKEQKASFCAERILSVAFKDSSLVKSVLDQNRTLSHRQKQESLRQEKESMLSREHREVSTDEDQEKRSLLEIAREKADRKKYAEALQDCQRHLKSHPFDARAYYLISLIYVEQGLEEEAIATLRKVLYLAPHYISAHIELGHLYINQGNLQKGRKVWIKAKEIILQEPTDLYYEGDERLEELLRKMKCLLGEG
- a CDS encoding chemotaxis protein CheW → MGTSKEKVYLIIVLKGQRYGVPAEQIKQIAPLPMISQAEEYPDTVAGLIDWHGQAMPLIDLSRTLGRGSHEYRLQDKVIVLEAGDTTVALVVNAVEDMYSFATEEIKAIPQVQHQSLLPPFVTSLVRHDQELIFLLSGDLLLLQSFESETRLNNKAWPPWTDEEKQELRQRAQVLAQPFDKESNRSGERVGVVVRLNGELFWFDLIYVQEFLTLSEIVPIPCTPEHVVGVTNLRGQIITVFDLRPFLGLPRKKSTRSKLVVIATKDFLGALQIDAIMDLVVLREEEILPAPVALRSLADEYARGHIPFREKFIATILDIDRIFQREELVVYEEI
- a CDS encoding methyl-accepting chemotaxis protein, coding for MFSIKLRNKIFLSFSFLLFFLLLLVAVNYLLTSKSLELRKIAVDESAESTLIMELEKDHLQWVLAANSSLIDGRPFEEQFDHEQCSLGQWYYRYIETEAFKQLPEEKQRVYFDLEEPHRLFHHYGAEFAALIEKGPSARAEANDFFYNHVNPELEKTYQLLGEINRFKQERATQALLEAEEQESYGKMVTFIIAVLSLLLGSGLAFILANSIAKPVQETIQTIAVTSAQVAASMEQSERTAISQASSVAEVTSTMEELRVSSEQSTQQVIKVAENARDAAVAATEGLTSVEAMIRDMQDLRSKVDSIAHQILDLSEQISQIGTISSTVKDLADQTNMLALNAAVEAVRAGEHGKGFAVVSAEIRKLADLSKKASQQITTIVVDLQKATNRTVMVTEEGTKQVVATERLTNKNGDAFRELQRSMEEISQYIEQVSLNLEQQSGAIGGVSTVMEDITQGTKETAASIGETKEGMENLRKAGMMLKDTV
- a CDS encoding hybrid sensor histidine kinase/response regulator, which produces MTIVDQELREIFQAEAAERLDRMERNLLQLEQERHNQDLIKELFRDAHSFKGISRLVEQKELERLSHQLEDLLDKIKSGHVAITEELITTLAEWVDQLRILVHCAITGEMKVDSESPFLGTQDSRGNRLATAVETAVQETAETMEGKGIQKREARRTHVLETIRVATAKLDGLLQQSGELTVSQVRLKEHIGYLELINGQVEDWLNQRKYYTSPKKELKQLKKNMAYLSQELNRVYKLLDNDCERLHWIANQMSDEIGTIRLIPLSFLFKQYHRLVRDLATSQQKKIRLTIEGEDILVDKYILEQLRDPLVHLVRNAIDHGIERSDLRLERGKDEYATLRIKAMQTSTHVLLQVQDDGNGINLEMIKAKALALSLYQREELEAMSTQQLQMLIFESGFSTRTNVSALSGRGIGLDVVKSRIESLKGSIHLQSQIGEGTLIQLRMPVSLITTSIIVVQAGAYNYGIPSEEVKGLRFFRSDEVFYTEGREAIMYQGEPVSIQSLLELLELADEQQVRQENQEKKGAIIISNGEEKAAFVVDAFITESQVIVKPFCSLLKRIRNVMGVTVLGTGTICTVLNPYDLVKAVQKERVKTFSLRQAPVEKKKTSVLLVEDSITTRVQVKRILESQDFVVTTAVDGAEAWQLLQDHPFHAVVTDVEMPNMDGFTLTEKIRQSPNLKQLPIILLTSLMKESEKKRGVAAGADAYLVKSSFEQEVLINTLHRLL